A part of Bacillus rossius redtenbacheri isolate Brsri chromosome 1, Brsri_v3, whole genome shotgun sequence genomic DNA contains:
- the LOC134527373 gene encoding uncharacterized protein LOC134527373 has translation MVTEDIAEVNIDNGEIDPDYEPIEEKSSSEDDVSVNVPRQRKAGLGEKEDNTQTIEAEVKKCRFSRARKREKCVNRNRGVSYTTLSGKVVKARVMKPLRDCRAECRKRLPEDIRESIFKEYWSLGSRDRRVAYVASLVDTMETKTSRKRAYNPDKEKFRMVTHTFHFKINGKREKVCRGCFMNTLDETQMFVTLAITNRSTSTSGITQQDNRGKTSPGNAISDERLDEVRRHIQSFPSYESHYTRRTNNKKYLPSFLDLNTMFSFYKESTSNPVGRTVYTREFKSLGLAFKAPKVDTCHRCDTLQMKVKLASGAEEEDIKQEISVHHAEADKAYLQKDLDKKTAKDDPSKRCFTFDLQQCLPTPFVQSSVSFYKRQLWTYNLTMHETSKPSVRCYMWHEGEGARGANQVATCVLRELSELPEDVTHIILYSDTCGGQNRYSHVAAMFLYLMQQKCNLQLVDHKFMVSGHSHMECDTDHALIEKQKKKLRFTVSHPHDWYQLVRTVGRKNKFEVVELNHQDFLNFAELYKTSLFLRKKDSSGEPFKWTEMRWLRYTQERRVIQFKNTLDEDAPFREICLKRRNRSPDELLHPKKCYNSTLAISKEKKKDLLELLPLIDTVFHSFYLNLKTTVDARDVLPDIEEFNE, from the coding sequence ATGGTTACTGAAGACATTGCAGAAGTAAATATTGATAATGGAGAAATTGATCCAGATTATGAACCGATAGAAGAGAAAAGCTCAAGTGAAGATGATGTTTCCGTTAATGTTCCTCGCCAGAGGAAGGCTGGTCTCGGAGAAAAAGAAGACAATACACAAACAATTGAAGCTGAAGTGAAAAAATGTAGGTTTTCAAGAGCAAGAAAAAGAGAAAAGTGTGTAAACCGTAACAGAGGGGTGTCATACACAACTTTAAGCGGTAAAGTTGTCAAAGCTAGAGTAATGAAACCTCTTAGAGACTGTCGAGCAGAATGTAGAAAGAGACTTCCTGAAGACATaagagaaagtatttttaaagaatattggtcTCTTGGTAGTAGAGACAGGAGAGTAGCATATGTTGCCAGCCTTGTTGATACTATGGAAaccaaaacatcaagaaaaagAGCTTACAATCCTGATAAAGAGAAATTTAGAATGGTTACACATACGTTTCATTTTAAGATAAATGGGAAAAGAGAAAAAGTTTGTAGGGGATGTTTTATGAACACATTAGATGAGACACAAATGTTTGTAACTCTTGCAATCACCAACAGAAGTACCTCTACATCTGGTATCACACAGCAGGACAACAGGGGAAAAACATCACCTGGTAATGCAATTTCTGATGAACGACTGGATGAGGTTCGAAGGCATATACAATCATTCCCTTCTTACGAATCTCATTACACGCGAAGAACAAACAACAAGAAGTATCTTCCTTCTTTTCTGGATTTGAATACTATGTTCTCATTTTACAAAGAATCAACTTCTAATCCTGTGGGGCGTACTGTATATACTAGGGAGTTTAAGTCCTTGGGACTAGCCTTTAAAGCACCAAAAGTAGACACTTGTCATAGGTGTGACACATTACAAATGAAAGTGAAGCTAGCGAGTGGTGCAGAAGAAGAAGATATAAAACAGGAAATATCTGTGCATCATGCAGAAGCTGATAAAGCATACCTACAGAAAGATCTCGACAAgaaaactgctaaagatgatcCTAGCAAAAGGTGTTTTACGTTCGACTTACAACAATGTTTGCCCACACCTTTTGTTCAGTCGTCTGTGTCTTTTTACAAAAGACAGCTCTGGACGTATAATTTAACTATGCACGAAACTAGTAAACCATCTGTTCGTTGTTATATGTGGCATGAAGGCGAAGGTGCTCGTGGAGCAAATCAAGTTGCCACATGTGTATTGAGAGAGCTTTCTGAGTTACCTGAAGATGTAacgcacattattttatattcagatACATGTGGCGGCCAGAACCGTTACTCGCATGTAGCAGCAATGTTTCTGTATTTGATGCAACAGAAATGTAATCTTCAGTTGGTGGACCATAAATTTATGGTGAGTGGGCATAGTCATATGGAATGTGACACAGACCATGCACTTATAGAAAAGCAGAAGAAAAAACTGCGCTTCACTGTGTCACACCCCCATGACTGGTACCAGCTTGTCAGAACTGTTGGaaggaaaaacaaatttgaagttgTAGAACTTAATCATCAGGACTTCCTCAATTTTGCTGAGCTGTACAAAACTAGTCTCTTTCTTAGAAAGAAGGATAGTTCAGGAGAACCCTTCAAGTGGACTGAGATGAGATGGCTCAGATACACTCAAGAACGACGAGTGATTCAATTTAAGAACACACTTGATGAAGACGCACCTTTCAGAGAAATTTGTTTAAAACGACGGAACCGCAGTCCAGATGAGCTGTTACATCCAAAGAAATGTTATAACTCCACACTTGCCATTTCCAAAGAGAAAAAGAAGGATCTCTTGGAGCTGTTGCCATTGATAGACACAGTTTTTCACAGCTTTTATTTAAACTTGAAAACTACTGTGGATGCAAGAGATGTACTTCCTGATATAGAGGAATTCAATGAATGA